One part of the Sphingobacterium sp. LZ7M1 genome encodes these proteins:
- a CDS encoding RagB/SusD family nutrient uptake outer membrane protein, whose protein sequence is MKTRNFAIAILLTGVLGLSSCEKFLEEQPKSNETLNFFYKTEAQAIGNVNALYRRGATVRYGNAGSAYLGPTASIPTFLTGYFTNSYENQELICQYSRLLNRQENTRIVSNTMNTIWNDSYNSINIANGAVKHIPEIPFTDANQQKTLIATAKFFRAFNYFYLVKTFGDVPLHLEPTENLDNLYLERSPVATVYQAIEKDLKDAVDGLPAVTFTENKNRITKYVAAMTLANVYLQQGKFAEAATYSKMVVNSPHSLTANEDLKLKSAYNKLRTTDNLAESIYAYEFDGTISSSGWWPTYGFNSSATAVFDKYAIFERVYGPTKKFLNVYKADDLRIQPNQFFHWEYKNPNTGKIWKSDDAGVWYYVDEAAILTSGRGTKDFNIYRYAEALLIAAESTAKAANAVTAEAAGYLARIKARASTTNKTVAQYTTELQALSPTAFVEEVWTERLRELPLEFKMWDDCLRTGKFPVISDTEKGKVTYINLVGGKNASGATFKDSDLLWPISLDELQRNPKLTQNKDYQSKN, encoded by the coding sequence ATGAAAACTAGAAATTTTGCAATCGCTATACTATTGACAGGTGTGCTTGGTCTGAGTTCCTGTGAGAAGTTTTTAGAGGAACAGCCTAAGTCCAATGAGACTTTAAATTTCTTCTATAAAACAGAGGCCCAAGCAATAGGAAATGTCAATGCATTATACCGTAGGGGAGCTACCGTAAGATACGGAAATGCAGGAAGTGCATACCTCGGTCCAACGGCTTCCATCCCTACCTTTTTAACGGGGTACTTTACCAACTCTTATGAAAACCAAGAGTTGATCTGTCAATATTCAAGATTATTGAACAGACAGGAAAACACCCGTATCGTATCCAACACCATGAACACGATTTGGAATGATAGTTACAATTCCATCAATATCGCTAATGGTGCCGTGAAACATATCCCTGAGATTCCATTTACGGATGCCAATCAGCAGAAGACCTTGATCGCTACTGCTAAGTTCTTCAGAGCTTTCAACTACTTCTATTTGGTGAAAACATTCGGAGATGTGCCTTTGCACTTGGAACCTACTGAAAATCTTGACAACCTTTACCTTGAGCGTTCTCCTGTAGCTACGGTTTATCAAGCTATCGAGAAAGATCTTAAAGATGCGGTCGATGGATTGCCAGCAGTGACTTTCACAGAGAACAAGAACCGTATTACTAAATATGTTGCGGCAATGACGCTTGCGAATGTTTATTTACAACAAGGTAAATTTGCAGAGGCTGCTACCTATTCTAAAATGGTGGTAAACTCTCCGCACAGCTTGACAGCAAATGAGGACTTAAAATTGAAGAGTGCTTACAACAAGTTGCGTACTACAGATAACTTAGCAGAGTCAATCTATGCGTATGAATTTGACGGAACGATCTCTTCAAGTGGTTGGTGGCCAACTTATGGATTCAACTCTTCTGCTACGGCTGTATTTGACAAATATGCCATCTTCGAACGCGTTTATGGACCGACCAAAAAGTTCTTGAACGTGTACAAAGCAGACGACTTAAGGATCCAGCCTAACCAATTTTTCCATTGGGAATATAAAAACCCAAACACTGGAAAGATATGGAAATCTGATGATGCAGGTGTTTGGTACTATGTAGATGAGGCTGCGATATTGACTTCTGGTCGTGGTACCAAGGATTTCAATATCTACCGTTATGCAGAGGCGTTATTGATCGCTGCTGAAAGTACAGCAAAAGCTGCCAATGCGGTTACCGCAGAGGCTGCAGGATACTTGGCAAGGATCAAAGCTCGTGCGAGCACAACCAATAAGACAGTGGCTCAGTACACAACAGAACTTCAGGCTCTTTCTCCAACTGCCTTTGTTGAAGAAGTATGGACTGAACGTCTTCGTGAATTGCCACTTGAGTTTAAGATGTGGGACGACTGTTTGCGTACCGGTAAATTCCCTGTTATTTCAGATACTGAAAAAGGAAAAGTTACTTACATAAACTTAGTTGGAGGCAAAAATGCTTCAGGAGCTACATTCAAAGATTCTGACCTTTTATGGCCAATCTCTCTGGATGAACTTCAACGTAATCCTAAATTGACTCAAAATAAAGATTACCAATCTAAAAATTAA